The Streptomyces nitrosporeus genome includes a window with the following:
- a CDS encoding MFS transporter — protein MTVQPIPKPRPPAATPEGRRFARLWTAYTVNVAGDEFYVLAVPLIVYQVGGTAAAMSLVYACALLPQVFMGVWGGVLADRQDRIKLLRLCYLCSALVLLLAYAVFSAAHVSVGGLAVTATLLGVTAPVAAASFDSSLPHFVPHHALPRANAATEASRTTCVVMGPAVAGFAVSQLAPEQAVLFNSVSFVVAYLLLYRITSPAAPVKRAHGGLVSQWRDLTTGLRYLATGNAAVRVGVLTSTVVNFLFGAYEPMVIYRMRHDLSLGADTVGIIFAVSGVTSVAVALLLSWKAPSRGYLMVMGLSVALQGLAVAGLGAFTSLGAVIGAQVALATGTVLYTVYWRAMRQTVVPVELLGRVAGTCRSIAYGGAFLGSAVSAVTLNRFVGVNTALLLAGLVSTALGATVAGHVFWTRKVTGKSAP, from the coding sequence GTGACGGTCCAGCCGATTCCGAAGCCCCGTCCACCGGCCGCCACTCCGGAAGGCCGCCGCTTCGCCCGCCTGTGGACTGCTTACACGGTCAACGTCGCCGGGGACGAGTTCTACGTTCTCGCCGTACCGCTGATCGTGTACCAGGTGGGCGGGACAGCCGCCGCCATGAGCCTCGTCTACGCCTGTGCCCTGCTCCCGCAGGTTTTCATGGGTGTCTGGGGTGGCGTGCTGGCAGACCGCCAGGACCGTATCAAGCTGCTTCGGCTGTGTTATCTGTGCTCGGCACTGGTGCTGCTGCTGGCCTACGCGGTGTTCTCTGCCGCCCATGTCAGCGTCGGGGGACTGGCCGTAACCGCCACTCTGCTGGGTGTTACAGCCCCAGTGGCGGCGGCGAGCTTTGACAGCTCTCTGCCCCACTTCGTTCCTCATCACGCACTGCCCCGCGCGAATGCCGCCACCGAGGCGTCTCGAACGACCTGCGTGGTAATGGGTCCTGCGGTGGCAGGATTCGCTGTCAGTCAGCTGGCCCCTGAACAGGCTGTGCTGTTCAACAGCGTTTCCTTCGTCGTGGCCTACCTGCTGCTCTACCGCATCACCTCTCCGGCAGCCCCCGTGAAGCGCGCCCACGGGGGCCTGGTGAGCCAGTGGCGGGACTTGACCACCGGGCTGCGGTACCTTGCCACCGGAAATGCCGCTGTTCGCGTAGGCGTCCTCACCAGCACTGTGGTCAACTTCCTGTTCGGCGCGTATGAACCCATGGTGATCTACCGCATGCGGCATGATCTCAGCCTGGGAGCTGACACGGTGGGGATCATTTTCGCGGTATCCGGGGTGACGTCGGTGGCGGTCGCCCTCCTGCTCTCCTGGAAGGCACCCTCCCGTGGCTACCTCATGGTCATGGGGCTGTCCGTGGCTTTGCAAGGTCTGGCTGTGGCCGGCCTGGGAGCCTTCACCTCGCTGGGCGCCGTCATAGGCGCGCAGGTCGCCCTCGCCACTGGCACTGTGCTCTACACCGTTTACTGGCGTGCCATGCGCCAGACCGTGGTCCCCGTCGAGCTGTTGGGACGTGTTGCCGGGACATGCCGGTCCATCGCCTACGGAGGAGCGTTCCTCGGCAGCGCCGTCTCGGCCGTGACACTCAACAGGTTCGTCGGTGTCAACACCGCACTGCTGCTGGCCGGTCTTGTCTCCACGGCCTTGGGTGCCACGGTCGCCGGCCACGTCTTCTGGACAAGAAAGGTCACCGGGAAGAGCGCACCA
- a CDS encoding iron-containing redox enzyme family protein: MLKRDLESLPRLRHCTFFVPSRGDDVLMIVGDQHFQLEQHGAQLKDFLNLKRYLDGRHTVQQISEITNVTPEDVLGIVNAFAEQGLLREENPGLENIPVDAFLKQIDKSTAMWTEQIGYHRLWSGLENQEYRKEVFLGFILETYHYINSASRHISTAISHCSDPQWKRLLSEYLAEEYDHAWMARDSLIRMGLSQEEVENAHPIIGTWSWTNNLCEIAREDTLGYLACTKLFEARGTETIEGAETLQRLAEAYGYPKDCLEPLVSHVRTDVEANHTGLLEEALEGRKYIPAEQAHRAVNNLHDLKHSFDQYNDGIILYYSDVSNYIPRLKVDYFSL, encoded by the coding sequence ATGCTCAAGCGTGACCTCGAATCCCTTCCGCGTCTCAGGCACTGCACCTTCTTCGTCCCCAGTCGCGGGGATGATGTGCTCATGATCGTCGGCGACCAGCACTTCCAGCTGGAGCAGCACGGTGCACAGCTCAAGGACTTCCTGAATCTCAAGCGGTACCTGGACGGGCGGCACACGGTCCAGCAGATCTCGGAGATCACGAATGTCACCCCAGAAGATGTACTCGGGATAGTCAACGCATTCGCAGAGCAGGGCCTGCTCCGCGAGGAGAATCCCGGTCTCGAGAACATCCCGGTCGACGCATTCCTGAAACAGATCGACAAATCCACGGCCATGTGGACCGAGCAGATCGGCTATCATCGCCTGTGGTCAGGACTGGAGAACCAGGAATACCGTAAGGAGGTGTTCCTGGGGTTCATCCTGGAAACATATCACTACATAAACTCGGCGAGCCGGCACATCTCCACGGCTATTTCCCACTGCTCGGACCCGCAGTGGAAGAGGCTGCTCTCGGAGTACCTCGCCGAGGAATACGATCATGCCTGGATGGCCCGGGACAGCCTCATCCGCATGGGCCTGTCCCAGGAAGAGGTCGAGAATGCCCACCCCATCATCGGCACCTGGTCGTGGACCAACAACCTCTGCGAGATCGCACGCGAGGACACTCTCGGGTACCTGGCGTGCACGAAGCTTTTCGAGGCCCGCGGTACGGAGACCATCGAAGGCGCCGAGACCCTGCAGCGGCTGGCCGAGGCCTATGGCTACCCGAAGGACTGCCTCGAACCCCTGGTCTCCCACGTCAGGACGGACGTCGAGGCGAACCACACCGGCCTGCTCGAGGAAGCTCTGGAGGGGCGCAAGTACATACCCGCGGAGCAGGCGCACCGCGCGGTCAACAACCTGCACGACCTCAAGCACTCGTTCGACCAGTACAACGACGGCATCATCCTGTACTACTCGGACGTGTCGAACTACATCCCCCGTTTGAAGGTTGACTACTTCAGCCTGTGA
- a CDS encoding SDR family NAD(P)-dependent oxidoreductase gives MTYDFHGKTAFVTGAASGIGRATALAFARAGARVALAGDGLGQVARPAGRPSPFLRQGEESDLSPESG, from the coding sequence GTGACCTACGACTTCCACGGCAAGACAGCCTTCGTCACCGGCGCCGCCTCCGGCATCGGCCGGGCCACTGCCCTCGCCTTCGCCCGCGCGGGCGCACGGGTCGCCCTGGCCGGCGACGGGCTGGGCCAAGTAGCTCGCCCCGCGGGCAGGCCGTCACCGTTTTTACGCCAAGGCGAGGAGAGTGATCTTTCGCCAGAGAGCGGATAA
- a CDS encoding (R)-mandelonitrile lyase: protein MQTTRSPIDTVKGPADWFTGDVYTDAVAAAPAPSRATASLVHFMPGARTHWHRHPLGRTVFVTEGVGLCRRRGGPVEAIRPGDRVLFEAGEEHWHGAAPNRLMVHLAINEGDDDHAVAHWLHPVTDEEYTTTPATD from the coding sequence GTGCAGACCACCCGTAGTCCGATCGACACCGTCAAGGGCCCGGCCGACTGGTTCACCGGCGATGTGTACACCGACGCCGTTGCCGCGGCGCCCGCTCCGTCCCGGGCCACGGCCTCGCTGGTGCACTTCATGCCCGGCGCCCGTACCCACTGGCACCGCCACCCGCTCGGGCGGACCGTCTTCGTCACCGAAGGCGTCGGCCTGTGCCGGCGCCGCGGCGGACCGGTGGAGGCCATCCGCCCCGGCGACCGTGTGCTGTTCGAGGCCGGCGAGGAGCACTGGCACGGCGCCGCCCCGAACCGGCTGATGGTCCACCTCGCCATCAACGAAGGCGACGACGACCACGCCGTCGCGCACTGGCTGCACCCCGTCACCGACGAGGAATACACCACCACCCCGGCCACCGACTGA